GGCATTTAACAGACAAATTAGTTGATTAATGTGCCACGTAGGCACACTCCGTTAACTTAAGAGAGAAATTGTATTGACGAAAGTATTAATCAGTCTCGTAGAATTAaagattaaatatatatatttagagAGAATCTCgtaatctttcaaaaaatttgtctTAGATCAGAATGGATATTCACCTATTATAAAATCAAAGTCGTTTTAAATTTTacaatctaattttaaaaaaaaattattcaatttatctATTAGAAGAGTGAATATTTGATGTTTTATCAAAGAattattacttttattgatattagattattttaaaattgaaaatatagtctaagaaatatatataataaaaaaatatatttataattattaattataaaaaatcttaaaaacaatTCTCAACGATTTTACataaataaacaattttttcatgatacttgaaaataatatttcaaaaataagatttcaaaaatatattatttagaaCAAACAGTCAAACACTGCAAAAATTTCAGTCtcttattttataatttctatGGTAAGATCTTATTatgtggaaaaaaaattaaaacacatttatcaattttttttactacacATAAAACAAAAAGAGGTATCCATCTCCTAAATTTGGTTTTTGCCAATATATAAAATGAGAAGGATTTCAACTATTTTAATGTTTTAAGtgttctaataattttatctattagtcttaattataaaatatgtaCATGATTAAAATTAACCACTAAAATTATTGAAACAGTTGCAACacttgaaataattttttataagatgTGACTTATCTTTGAGAAATGATATATAGACCGAAACACTTGCAAcacttaaaataattttttataagatgTGACTTATGTTTGAAAAATGATACATAGACCAAAGTACGAGACATATGTATTTGTTTGAAATGTAATGGACGCACTTGATTATAACTTGTGCAGGCATAGTGGAAGCATCCAAACCATGCTGCCCCGGAAACATCAATGGAAATGATCTTTGTGCAAACAGAAACACATATCTGTTTTTTGATGACCACCCAACCGAGAGAGTCAACCAAATATATGCAAAAAAGTGTTTCATACACCATGCTATTTGCACTCCGCGCATAAACATTAGACGCTTTTTGTAACTTCTAATTTCTTAAACAAATCAGGTGCCTCCAAGCTAGCTGCCAAGTTTCTGAATCAGTCGTACGTGTAAAGGATGGGCGCTAGGCGCCATAATAGTGTGGGCACCTAGGTTTGGGCAAATTAGAAACATAATTAGAAAAAGTTGCTTGGGAATTTTGACTTTGAGAATGAAAAGGCTATTCTTGATTGAAGcgatgaaaacaatgccaagcAATATGATCAACTTGGCCACAAATTTAACATTGTGATCTAGAATTATCAGTGAAATTAAAGTTCGACCACCTCAGCCAAATTTGGTAggtcttctcctttctctttttCCACCATGCCATTTCCTTGATTTAGAGACCGAAATTAAAATCGTAATACTCTCGTAAGGATAAGCATAAACGGATAAGAAATATCGTaagaaaaccaaaatatatatatatatatacagatCAGAATTTCAAGAATACAGATATCAACCCCAAAATGTGTCTCAAATTACAAAGTAAACTCCTTTTTCTCCATGTCGACCTCTAAGAggaataaaaggaaaaatatacAATACGGAGAacaactatatacatatatatacaagtaGAAATAAAATGCTAAGCCCAAAATGTAGTTCTTCGCTTCCTGAAGTCATCTAGAATCCCAGGGAGGTACCTCTTGacttgtatctgaaaaacaacagaaATATGTATAGGatgagaatcggaggttctcagtatggtaaaggtgcccgcatagttaatataaaaagtcCCGAGAAAGCCAAATGCGTTCCTAAAACTTCGTTTACTCATAAATTAactcaaacttaaaattagttCTAAACCAAAAGGTTTGGTACTCTAACTACTAGATTTCTATCTCTAAGCTAATTCTTCGTCTTTCTCTCCCTCAAACCTCCTAAACACTGATGGAACAACCCTCATCACTCCTTCGCTGTGTGAGGGTTTTATCAAAAGATAGACAAACAAACCAAACAAAGAAAGCACAGATAGAATTCAGATACTGCAATTATACAAATAGTAGATAATCATGGCAaaacaattaggcaaacaaaaaaaatacacaatcaagaaaaatattcaAATGCGTATGATATATGCCTGTTCTATGACTGTTGAGCTCAACtatcggttatacagccaaccgacatgtcctggttgctaaccattggacagtccctcTGTACGTGCAgccccaagctcaataatatccaTAGAAAAATTCCAAGCTCATCCATGGGAAAACCAGAAGAGTTAAAGTGTTCGGTCACATCTTATGACAGAGGGTCAATAATTTGTCTCAATTATATAAGCCAAAGAGACTTTTAATTCATCATTATCAATATCATAATAATCATTAATTACACATCATGTTTCATTCATCACTTTGTTGCTTTAACAATTCAACCATTCACTTCTCAATCTCTTCCTCAATTCTCCACCTAACTCATTCAACCTGTTCGCCCATGTTTTAAAGCTTAAAGACTCACTAACGGACCCTAAACAGGTATTCAAGGATTTTGGAAAGCTAGAAAAGtggtttaaaactaaaaaaaatacactTTTAGAAAACAGGGGTTTCACATATGCAAGCCATATCCGCATACGCAAAAGTGTAAAATTGGACGATCTCGCACATATATGCCCCTTTGTCTGCGTACGCACCCCTTTGTCCGCGTATGTGAGCCCTTGGGCAGGGAGACATCCCTGCATCGCATACCATTGTTCGCATACACAAGCCTGTCATTTGGCCAATTCCATGTACGCATGCCATGTCCATGTACTCGAGACGTTTGGGCCGAGCCCAGGGTTCGCATTGCGTGTATGTTCGTGTACGCATTTGCACCAGAAACTTCAAAAAGCTGTTAATGTCAGAAAAATCAGTTTTTCATACCCGACTTCGAATGCGCAtaactttttctttaaaaatcattttcagtCTGTTCTTTAAACGTTATAAACTTCACGAACCCAATTTTTGAGCAAAATAAGTTTTACAAAATTTGAGGATTTGAAAGCCAAGTTATGGTGCCAAAGTTGGTTAAGAATCAGCTTTTACCCAAAATTGCAAAAATCTCTAACTTTCCCAATTCCTCAATTGTAAACCATAGTTTTACAACCAAAATAGTACCAAAAGTAACCAAAACATGTTCATACATTCTCCATTCATTCCACAACATACCAACATCCATACCTTCCAATCCATTCAATCATTTTATTCGTAATTTATCACCATAACCAACAACAAACATCAACATCGTCATTATCTtgtactaaaaaaaaaatctaaattcgACTCATACAAACTCATATACCCTTCATACACAAATCATATACCATATACACAGTTCATTCAGTTCATGTCAATCTTATAGTCTTCTAGACTAAGTTTTCATGTGATATCaaacattaactacgagaaaccaaaatcataccttggccgattccttCCTAAACCCGGAACACCTCAAAATGCCCTTCTTCGTCAAGCTCCAAGCCTCCAATTTCCTCACTAAATGAAATCTCTGCTCCCAAGGCTCAAATCAATCCTCCAACATCCACCAATTGATTCCAACTCATACAATTTTAATCTAATACCACATAATCCACTATAATCAATCATAAGGttaccaaattttaatatttcacaAGGGTTTAACAATTTCATACCTCACCCACAGATTAATTGAATAAAACCCAACAATTTCCACAAGCTAGTTTGATCCTAAAACATGAAAACATCACAATCTCAATGCGTAtaacccaaattttcaaaattgcaAGGAGGAAGGGCTGTGTGAGAAAATGTGAATTGCTTACCACTTCGTTCATATGGTTTAAAGGAGCTCGACGCAGTGGTCACGTGGCCGCAAATAGTGCGGTGATCGAAGCTCCAGATTGTGAGATATAGAGGATTGAAGTTGGAAAAGGTTTTGGGTTAGGGATCCATGGCTCCCTTCCCCAATTGCAGCGTATTTAATATGATTTGGGGGAGGAGGAGGTTGAGTGTTAGCTTTTATATGTTGGGCCTTGGGCTCTATTTGGGCTCAATCTAACTGGTTCAGCCCGTTAGCCCAATTTTGTGACAAAATCGTTAAAATTAGTatcaaaatttgtattttttgtatttctacttctctaaattataaaaatttaattttctaatttctttgagTAATACTTAATTTATTAGCTCATTATTCATAAATTTCGtgaggtttacagaaatgatgaaaaagaactATGTGCCACATTTGCTTGCACTAGAAGAGTTTTTAGTTTTCTGAATTTCTTAATCATGTCAGAATGTGTAAGAACAATAGTTTCTACTTTAGTGAGGGAATACATTTCTGGCTTAGCATTGATTGTAGTGAGTAGCATTTTGCAGTTGATGTGCCAAAAATTTGATGGCACTAATCTTGACAATTGCATCAAATTGCTTCAAATAATACCATGGTGAATGAATATCGTTCACACGAGGATTAAAGGATTAAACAAGCAACTTCTAATTGAATCTTCTAATTAGATCGGCCAAACTTTTGTAAAAGAAAGGATGTGAATCTTGAAATAACAAAGAACTGTAAAGGAGAGTGTTTGGTGTGAATGAATgttatataaaacaaaaatagagaaataaacaGTGAATAAAGATGTTAAAGACTTCAGAGatatttaactttaaaaaaaaattctcatgtTTATTTACTTTGATTTATGCAAAAATACATTTACGACTAATTGTATATAATCAAATTCCAATTCTTTagcaattcaatttctttttaacTTATTTAATCGCTAAtttcttatttaattaattaagaaaaagaggTTAAGCACAATTCCGATTTAACGCCACACAACTTTCAAAATACTATTCCTAGCcaagttaaaaaattatgagaaagaaTTTCAAGTTAATCCCGATATTTcccaaaacaaaatttttgaatattttccAATACTTATAACCattaagatgaagaacgaaactcaATTTTTGAATAAGTATAAATGCATTAATCAACATAAAAGAAACAATCACATTACCAATCCATGAAAATTAAACAGAGCTCCCAACCCTTAACAAAAGAGAATTAATCCTAACTCAACAAAATTAACTTACATAATGTGTGCGTGAAATCACGCCGTTTTTCTTCAGTTTCTTCATCCAACGTTTGTATCCCgtgttcctcctcctcctcctcctccttctccttcttctttgtatTCCTCTACCTTTTTCTTCGCGTTccttttttttgtgtattttattcttattgttgttctttttattactgttgttgttgttgcatttttttcctcatctttctattgattttacaacattatgtatttttttcttctttgtttatttttttctttccaagaagaattataaaaaaataaaataagaagatgaaaaagaagcagcagcaaaagatgatgaagaggaagagaaaaagttttgaattatgcagaacttatcagaatacaAATACACCAAAAGTTTTCTAAAATACACTAAAACAAGAATGGAATAGATTCatcacaataataatttagatttaGAACTCTTGTACCGAAATTTTGCTACAAATGcacaaaatatttcttttaatgcattttctttttctttttcccttatttctttcttttttagttgaatgaatataagttcatcatcttccaagtaattttgcagcattatgtgtttcttctttttctttgtttgattttcttttgtttttattcttgttaagagagtaaaacaagaagaaacttgagaaggtaaaacaagaaagaaaagatgaataaaaaaagatgatgatgatgataatgatgatgatgaaaaagaagaagaagaagcagtagctgaagatgaggatgaggaaaaaaaagaattttgaattatgcagaacttatcagaatataaatacactgaAATTTCTTGacaataacacataaatttcttagtttttacaCCAAAATGTTATtacaaatacacaaaaatatttttttaatgattacgACACACAAACTGAATTTAAAAACAACACACAAAAATGACTAAATTATCAACAAAAACATATCCAAATCAATTTTGGATCGGACAACGTCATCAATATGACAAAATTTCTATGATAATgacaataataatgatgataacgATAACGATAATAAATATAAGAAGAAGACGACGATGACTATAATGATGATggaaaagaaggaggagaagaaattccaataaaaagagaaggaggaggaggagctgTTAGTGACGACGATAACGAAAGAGAAAGATaacgaaaaagaaagagaagaagaagaagacgaagtaTCAAGGGTGACGAAGAACGTGCGCATATGAGTGTAaatgacttgttggacttgtttagttaattaatttgcaTGTAAagatttattcttttttaaattgttagTGGGGACACTTGTCCCCACAAGCTACAACATATATTCGTTTTCGGGTACAATGATATAAAAgtatctttttgtttatttattatgttagaaatatcttttttttttaaataaaaaaacttaagaaaaagatataaattatagcgtttaaacaaaattttcttACACCCCTCNNNNNNNNNNNNNNNNNNNNNNNNNNNNNNNNNNNNNNNNNNNNNNNNNNNNNNNNNNNNNNNNNNNNNTACTTGGAGAAAAATGGCGTATGTGATTGCAAAAACTTTTCTTGATCAGCATCACGCACGTGGTGAGGAACCATCTATGCCTGCAAAATGAGTATTGGGTTCCTCTAGAGATTTGAGTTTGGAAAAGTTGGTATCCGTTACCAagattttttagatatttttagtctactattaaaattttggcaaaaacattaaaaattaaattaattactatatatttatatttaaataattttatagtttaatttatttttaatatttattttatattttaaaatataatttatacgaATTGAAATTTGGTGACTGATTTATTTTTACATATGTGTAGTATTATTAATATCTTTATACTTATATTCCGTTGAAATTAGATCCAACTTTATATATTCTTTTGACTTTATTATAAATATGTCTTGACATAATGATTAAATTTGTCATATTATATGAGATAATTTTGAGAAAGTGTGAGAAActaatggaatatttgtacaatgtgtacaataaaAGTTTAGCGAGTAtcagagatataatcattagtgttatttttttctatcaGTTGAAACTTTTGGGATGACTAATTTCATAATATGGtatatgtttattatccctagtaTTCGaaggatgttcattttataactcatatacacattatacaaataaGTATAAATTTTCTTTAGAAGGAGCACTAGAAATTTTTCTTGCAAGCGTTCCTAGAACCTCCTTTCTATAAAAAGCGGACGCCATGACAGAAGTAACCCCATCATATCATAATTCATATTCATAGTTTCAAATACAGAATTAAATTGAGTCCAAAAAAATGAGTACCAATAACGATCTAAACCATAGTTTGATCCTAACGGTGTTGCTACTCATAGCATTTGCAACGAAGAGTGAGGAATCAAAACAGATTCCAGCACTGTATGTATTCGGTGATTCACTTGTTGACAGTGGTAACAACCACTATGTGCCAGGAGAGGATCCGCAAAATTTCTTTCCTTATGGCATAGATTTCGGCACACCCACTGGTCGCTGCACTAATGGCAAAACTGTTGCTGATTTCCTTGGTGAGAAACTATATATCTAGAATCATTCATTCTACAACATTCTTACTGATTTGTGCAgaacatattttatttactgTTAACATATAAGTAAAACTCCCACTCAAAAACTCAACCAAACAATTGGTTACATGTTGACTAAAACCAGTTACTCATCCAAATTTTTGTTTTGTAGTTTGTGTATATAGAAAATATGTGTGTATAATTACTCAAATATCCTTGTGTATGCTAATGATCGCACAAGAATATAgtgttagaaagaaaaaaaaataacggCCTCCTATAATAAAATTTCTGCTAATTTATATAAAGAAGATTTATTGTACATACATCTTGAATCTTGAtccaacaaaaagaagaaactgTACTATAACTTTCATCTAACTACCaaagaggattaagattagtaTTTCTTTACATTTAGTTCACTCTTGAGTCTTGAATCTAGATATAGTTACATCATTTTTGTGATtcaattgttttctttttaatttttgcagctATATACCTTGGTCTGCCTTTTGCCCCTGCGTACTTGGGACTTTCAAACAGAGTCATAACTACAGGCATAAATTACGCATCGGCGGGTTCTGGAATTTTGCCAGAAACCAATAATGTTAGTGTCTCGTATTTTCACACCTCTACTTCAAAATTTCATTAGCTAAAAgattacttcttttttttttacttattttaaaaaacaaacgAATTTATGATACCGTATACTATTTGTGCTTGCTTTAATTAGAAAACTTCATTTATAATGGACGAACAAATAAGGGGATTCGAGAGGACAGTTAAGGAGATTTTGCCAAAGGGGTTAGGTGAAGAAGCAGTGGAGAAGCATGTATCTGAATCCTTGTTTTTGGTATCTTCGGGTGTGAATGATCACTTCAAAAACAAAACGTTTCGTGGTAGTAGGAAATTTGCTTCCTACCTCATAAATGAATTCAAAATACGCTTGCAGGTATGTCACATTTATTTACATATACAATTAACGAGTACATTATTTCACAAACTGATAAAAGTAACACATTTATTCCTAAGATTTTGCTCGGAAGAATTTCATATATATCCAGCTAacgttagaaaaaaataatttgaagttattttatttaatttatcatctatgattttttatatataatatctataattatatatttattatagttaatattatataattatttcagGCTTTCAGCAATGGTTAAAAAATGCAAAATAAGATATATgactacaaaataaaataatttagactGTATTAAactgattttttattatcttataaatatttttgtatatatatataccttgtTTCCACGAAAACATATTATGTTAATTTCTTTATATTGAGCCAATTGAACTTAGTTTGAATCTCAATTCTCTTCCCCTTACACACATGCTGCATGTCTCTTGGGTGTTATTATGGAATATTTTGACTTTTTTAcatcaaataatacaataatcgaagaaaaacaaaaaagcatgACGTTCCTTTCACCTTTtcgtttattattattattattatttttggacaGATACTTCATAGCCTAGGAGCAAGAAAATTCTTTGTGAACAATGTTCC
The Arachis duranensis cultivar V14167 chromosome 5, aradu.V14167.gnm2.J7QH, whole genome shotgun sequence genome window above contains:
- the LOC107491234 gene encoding GDSL esterase/lipase At2g03980, which gives rise to MSTNNDLNHSLILTVLLLIAFATKSEESKQIPALYVFGDSLVDSGNNHYVPGEDPQNFFPYGIDFGTPTGRCTNGKTVADFLAIYLGLPFAPAYLGLSNRVITTGINYASAGSGILPETNNKTSFIMDEQIRGFERTVKEILPKGLGEEAVEKHVSESLFLVSSGVNDHFKNKTFRGSRKFASYLINEFKIRLQILHSLGARKFFVNNVPPAGCFPSISLHSKPIGKCSEKMNKRISFYNKKLLILLHELQTQLPGFTFVHSDLNKSTMEIRQNPHKYGIVEATKPCCPRSINSDLACHSCSDFCANRNTYLFFDDHPTERANQIYAIKCFIDHAICTPRINIRHFL